In a single window of the Micromonospora inositola genome:
- a CDS encoding SAM-dependent methyltransferase encodes MQMPDGLPAEIDLTRPSAARVYDYFLGGAHNFEIDRQLAEQIASMTPNLAATMRSGREFLRRAVRALLDAGIDQFLDIGSGIPTVGNVHEVAQAANLKARIVYVDIDPVAVAHSRELLAGNDLTAVLHADLREPERILAEARESGLIDFGRPVGILLAGVVHFVPDADRPWDVLATLRAAAAPGSHLVISHSTFEDQPQEMLDAQRLSARTDTEITLRSRAEISSFFGDWTILEPGVVHMPLWRPDSPSDVDEHPERFGAFGGVARHDQPAG; translated from the coding sequence ATGCAGATGCCGGACGGACTTCCCGCCGAGATCGACCTGACCCGGCCGAGCGCGGCCCGGGTGTACGACTACTTCCTCGGCGGCGCGCACAATTTCGAGATCGACCGGCAGCTCGCCGAGCAGATCGCCAGCATGACGCCGAACCTCGCGGCCACCATGCGCTCGGGTCGGGAGTTCCTGCGCCGGGCCGTCCGGGCGCTGCTCGACGCCGGCATCGACCAGTTCCTCGACATCGGCTCCGGCATCCCGACGGTCGGCAACGTGCACGAGGTGGCCCAGGCGGCGAACCTCAAGGCGCGGATCGTCTACGTCGACATCGACCCGGTCGCCGTGGCGCACAGCCGGGAGCTGCTCGCCGGCAACGACCTCACCGCCGTCCTCCACGCCGACCTGCGCGAGCCGGAGCGGATCCTCGCCGAGGCCCGGGAGTCGGGTCTGATCGACTTCGGCCGGCCGGTCGGGATCCTGCTCGCCGGGGTGGTCCACTTCGTTCCGGACGCCGACCGCCCCTGGGACGTCCTGGCCACCCTGCGGGCCGCCGCCGCGCCCGGCAGCCATCTGGTCATCTCGCACTCCACGTTCGAGGACCAGCCGCAGGAGATGCTCGACGCGCAGCGGCTGTCGGCGCGGACCGACACCGAGATCACGCTCCGCTCGCGCGCCGAGATCAGCTCCTTCTTCGGTGACTGGACGATCCTCGAACCGGGCGTGGTGCACATGCCGCTCTGGCGGCCGGACTCGCCGTCCGACGTGGACGAACACCCCGAGCGGTTCGGGGCCTTCGGCGGCGTCGCCCGGCACGACCAGCCCGCCGGCTGA
- the pcaF gene encoding 3-oxoadipyl-CoA thiolase produces MTVAYLVAGVRTPIGRYAGALAGIRPDDLAAHVIRELVARHPSVDWARTDDVLLGCANQAGEDNRNVARMAALLGGLPEEVPGSTVNRLCGSGLDALAIAARAIVAGEADLVVAGGVESMSRAPFVMPKAATPFSRAAEVYDTTIGWRLVNPLMKQRWGIDSMPETAENVAAEHGIGRAAQDEFAYRSQQRAAKAQADGRFAEEIVPVTVPAGRRETKLVEVDEHPRETSLEKLAALPTPFREGGTVTAGNSSGVNDGAVALLVASEAAVSRYGLTPLARISGAAAAGVPPRIMGMGPVPATRKLLDRLGLGLDAVDVIELNEAFAAQSVAVLRELGLPEDAEHVNPNGGAIALGHPLGASGARLALTAALELRRRGARRALATMCIGVGQGISLLLESAA; encoded by the coding sequence ATGACCGTGGCATACCTCGTGGCCGGAGTCCGTACCCCGATCGGCCGGTACGCCGGCGCCCTCGCCGGGATACGCCCCGACGACCTCGCCGCGCACGTGATCCGCGAACTGGTCGCCCGCCACCCCTCGGTGGACTGGGCCCGGACCGACGACGTGCTCCTCGGCTGCGCCAACCAGGCCGGCGAGGACAACCGCAACGTGGCCCGGATGGCGGCGCTGCTCGGCGGGCTGCCCGAGGAGGTCCCCGGCAGCACGGTCAACCGGCTCTGCGGCTCCGGCCTGGACGCCCTGGCCATCGCCGCCCGCGCCATCGTGGCGGGCGAGGCCGACCTGGTGGTCGCCGGCGGGGTGGAGAGCATGAGCCGGGCCCCCTTCGTCATGCCGAAGGCGGCCACGCCCTTCTCCCGCGCCGCCGAGGTGTACGACACCACGATCGGTTGGCGGCTGGTCAACCCGCTGATGAAGCAGCGGTGGGGGATCGACTCGATGCCCGAGACCGCGGAGAACGTCGCCGCCGAGCACGGCATCGGCCGGGCCGCCCAGGACGAGTTCGCGTACCGCTCCCAGCAGCGGGCCGCCAAGGCGCAGGCCGACGGCCGGTTCGCCGAGGAGATCGTGCCGGTGACCGTCCCCGCCGGGCGCCGCGAGACGAAGCTGGTCGAGGTCGACGAGCACCCGCGGGAGACCTCGCTGGAGAAGCTGGCCGCGCTGCCCACCCCGTTCCGTGAGGGCGGCACGGTCACCGCCGGCAATTCCTCCGGCGTCAACGACGGTGCGGTCGCCCTGCTGGTCGCCTCCGAGGCCGCGGTGTCCCGGTACGGCCTCACCCCGCTCGCCCGGATCAGCGGCGCGGCGGCGGCCGGCGTGCCGCCACGGATCATGGGAATGGGTCCGGTGCCGGCCACCCGCAAGCTGCTCGACCGGCTCGGCCTGGGGCTCGACGCCGTAGACGTGATCGAGCTGAACGAGGCGTTCGCCGCCCAGTCGGTCGCCGTGCTGCGGGAACTGGGCCTGCCCGAGGACGCCGAGCACGTCAACCCGAACGGCGGCGCCATCGCGCTCGGCCACCCGCTGGGGGCCAGCGGCGCCCGGCTGGCGCTCACCGCCGCGCTGGAGCTGCGCCGGCGGGGCGCCCGGCGGGCGCTCGCGACCATGTGCATCGGCGTCGGGCAGGGCATCTCCCTGCTGCTGGAGTCCGCCGCCTGA
- a CDS encoding glutathione S-transferase family protein, which translates to MARAQFSAETAGSGEFVRQPNRFTGRVTPHSTSPPGGGPDEQDRWPLEAGRYRLIWCRACPWAHRARIVRGLLGLADVISLGTVDPIRDERGWRFALDPDGFDPVLGIGFLSEAYLATDADYTGRVTVPALVDTLTGRVVTNDYPQLTLDFSTEWRRFHKPDAPDLYPVELRPELDALMAEIHRDVNNGVYRCGFATSQEAYDEAYLALFARLDALSERLAGRRYLMGDAITEADVRFFTTLVRFDVAYHGHFKCNRQKLTEMPVLWAYARDLFQTPGFGDTVDFDHIKRHYYGTHREINPTGIVPLGPDLSGWATPHGRG; encoded by the coding sequence ATGGCCCGGGCCCAGTTCAGCGCAGAGACCGCCGGCAGCGGGGAGTTCGTCCGCCAGCCCAACCGGTTCACCGGTCGGGTCACCCCGCACTCGACGTCCCCGCCCGGCGGCGGGCCGGACGAGCAGGACCGCTGGCCGCTGGAGGCCGGCCGGTACCGGCTGATCTGGTGCCGGGCGTGCCCGTGGGCGCACCGGGCCCGGATCGTGCGCGGCCTGCTGGGGCTGGCGGACGTCATCTCGCTGGGCACGGTCGACCCGATCCGGGACGAGCGGGGCTGGCGGTTCGCCCTCGACCCGGACGGCTTCGACCCGGTGCTCGGCATCGGCTTCCTCTCCGAGGCGTACCTGGCGACCGACGCGGACTACACCGGCCGGGTGACCGTGCCGGCGCTGGTGGACACGCTGACCGGGCGGGTGGTCACCAACGACTACCCGCAGCTCACCCTGGACTTCTCGACCGAGTGGCGGCGGTTCCACAAGCCGGACGCGCCGGATCTCTACCCGGTCGAGCTGCGCCCGGAGCTGGATGCGCTGATGGCGGAGATCCACCGGGACGTCAACAACGGCGTCTACCGGTGCGGCTTCGCCACCTCCCAGGAGGCGTACGACGAGGCGTACCTCGCGCTGTTCGCCCGGCTGGACGCGCTGTCGGAGCGGCTGGCCGGCCGCCGCTACCTGATGGGCGACGCGATCACCGAGGCGGACGTGCGGTTCTTCACCACGCTGGTCCGCTTCGACGTGGCGTACCACGGGCACTTCAAGTGCAACCGGCAGAAGCTGACCGAGATGCCGGTGCTGTGGGCGTACGCCCGGGACCTGTTCCAGACCCCGGGCTTCGGGGACACGGTCGACTTCGACCACATCAAGCGGCACTACTACGGCACGCACCGGGAGATCAATCCGACCGGGATCGTGCCGCTCGGCCCGGACCTGTCCGGCTGGGCCACGCCGCACGGGCGTGGCTGA
- a CDS encoding DUF998 domain-containing protein → MAEAGLGRVVAASAAAGCTLAGAVAVTVAVVAGPGPGPTGYVSEAGVTDSRYAAAYRIGMFALAAALLLLAVALPTALRVAGGLLAAGSVLTLLSGAVTCSAGCPLPPFETPTVADLVHGGASIAATASVVFAMLVLLRSPAAGPAVRRIAALGAATALPLSAAIALTMLIVGRGGLVGVLERLLLTVAVGWGLATASALGLARRGS, encoded by the coding sequence GTGGCTGAGGCGGGCCTCGGCCGGGTCGTCGCCGCGTCGGCCGCCGCCGGCTGCACCCTCGCGGGCGCGGTCGCGGTGACGGTCGCCGTGGTCGCCGGTCCCGGTCCGGGCCCCACCGGGTACGTCAGCGAGGCCGGCGTCACCGACAGCCGGTACGCCGCGGCGTACCGGATCGGGATGTTCGCCCTGGCCGCGGCGCTGCTGCTGCTCGCGGTGGCGCTGCCCACGGCGCTGCGGGTGGCCGGGGGGCTGCTCGCGGCCGGCAGCGTCCTCACGCTGCTCTCCGGCGCGGTGACGTGCAGCGCCGGCTGCCCGCTGCCGCCGTTCGAGACGCCCACCGTGGCCGACCTGGTGCACGGCGGCGCGAGCATCGCGGCGACGGCCTCGGTGGTCTTCGCGATGCTGGTCCTGCTCCGCTCCCCCGCCGCCGGCCCGGCGGTGCGCCGGATCGCCGCCCTCGGCGCGGCGACGGCCCTGCCGCTGTCGGCGGCGATCGCCCTGACCATGCTGATCGTGGGGCGCGGCGGCCTGGTCGGGGTGCTGGAGCGGCTGCTGTTGACGGTGGCGGTCGGCTGGGGCCTCGCCACCGCCAGCGCGCTCGGCCTGGCCCGGCGCGGGTCGTGA
- a CDS encoding dicarboxylate/amino acid:cation symporter gives MRKIPFSVQILLGLVLGVALGFLARANDLSWLASTLDTVGGLFVQLLKLAVPPLVFTAIVVSVVSLRGVANAARLALKTLLWFGLTALIAVSIGIGLGLLTNPGKGVTLDVAGAAAPKKTGSWTDFLTGIVPTNPVGAFVEGNVLQIVFLALVVGAAALLVGQAAEPFVEFNRAVLSIVQKALWWVIRLAPIGTLGLIGHAVASYGWDLLAPLAKFTTAVYVGCAIVLFVVYPVLLVAAGRLNPLRFFAGAWPAIELAFVSRSSVGTMPVTQRSVERLGVPREYASFAVPFGATTKMDGCAAIYPALAAIFVAQVFGVHLGVTDYLLIAFVSVVGSAATAGLTGAIVMLTLTLSTLGLPLAGAGLLLAIDPILDMIRTATNVAGQALVPTIVAAREGTLDRAAYESAGKRELVDADETRSAELAPVPA, from the coding sequence CTGCGCAAGATCCCCTTTTCCGTGCAGATCCTGCTCGGCCTCGTGCTCGGCGTCGCGCTGGGCTTCCTCGCCCGCGCCAACGACCTGAGCTGGCTGGCCAGCACCCTCGACACCGTCGGCGGCCTCTTCGTCCAGCTGCTCAAGCTGGCCGTCCCGCCGCTGGTCTTCACCGCCATCGTGGTCAGCGTGGTCAGCCTGCGCGGCGTGGCCAACGCCGCCCGGCTCGCGCTGAAGACGCTGCTCTGGTTCGGCCTCACCGCGCTGATCGCGGTGAGCATCGGCATCGGCCTCGGCCTGCTCACCAACCCCGGCAAGGGGGTCACCCTCGACGTCGCCGGCGCCGCCGCGCCGAAGAAGACCGGCTCCTGGACCGACTTCCTCACCGGCATCGTGCCCACCAACCCGGTCGGCGCGTTCGTCGAGGGCAACGTGCTCCAGATCGTCTTCCTCGCCCTGGTGGTCGGCGCCGCCGCGCTGCTGGTCGGCCAGGCCGCCGAGCCGTTCGTCGAGTTCAACCGCGCCGTGCTGAGCATCGTGCAGAAGGCGCTCTGGTGGGTGATCCGGCTCGCCCCGATCGGCACCCTCGGCCTGATCGGCCACGCCGTCGCCTCGTACGGCTGGGACCTGCTCGCCCCGCTCGCGAAGTTCACCACCGCCGTCTACGTCGGCTGCGCGATCGTGCTGTTCGTGGTCTACCCGGTGCTGCTCGTCGCCGCCGGCCGGCTCAACCCGCTGCGCTTCTTCGCCGGCGCCTGGCCGGCCATCGAGCTGGCCTTCGTCTCCCGCTCCTCGGTGGGCACCATGCCGGTGACCCAGCGCTCCGTCGAGCGTCTCGGCGTCCCTCGCGAGTACGCCTCCTTCGCGGTGCCGTTCGGCGCCACCACCAAGATGGACGGCTGCGCCGCGATCTACCCGGCCCTGGCCGCGATCTTCGTGGCGCAGGTCTTCGGGGTGCACCTCGGCGTGACCGACTACCTGCTGATCGCCTTCGTCTCGGTGGTCGGCTCGGCCGCCACCGCCGGCCTGACCGGCGCGATCGTGATGCTCACCCTGACCCTGAGCACGCTGGGCCTGCCGCTGGCCGGAGCCGGCCTGCTGCTGGCGATCGACCCGATCCTGGACATGATCCGCACCGCCACCAACGTGGCCGGTCAGGCGCTCGTGCCGACCATCGTGGCCGCCCGCGAGGGCACCCTCGACCGGGCCGCGTACGAGTCCGCCGGCAAGCGCGAGCTGGTCGACGCCGACGAGACGCGGTCGGCGGAGCTGGCCCCCGTCCCCGCCTGA
- a CDS encoding NADH:flavin oxidoreductase/NADH oxidase — MSALFTPLALRGVTLPNRVAMAPMCQYSAGPDGLPTDWHRVHLGSRAVGGAGLIVTEATAVVPEGRISPQDVGLWSGAHVDAWRPITAFVAAQGAVPAVQLAHAGFKAATYRPWAERRGGVPDAEGGWTPVGPGAEPFLPDYRQPTALDEAGIAGVVAAFATAAGRALDAGFAAVEIHAAHGYLLHEFLSPLTNHRTDGYGGDRAARMRLTLEVARAVRAAVGESVPVLTRISATDWVSGGWTVEDSVALAGELAAAGVDLVDASSGGASAAASIPIGPGYQVPLAARIRRDAGVLTGAVGLIVEPEQAEQIVAAGEADLVLLGRELLRDPYWPRRAAAKLTAEPHWPDQYARAF, encoded by the coding sequence ATGAGTGCCCTGTTCACCCCGCTCGCCCTGCGCGGCGTCACCCTGCCCAACCGGGTCGCGATGGCCCCGATGTGCCAGTACAGCGCCGGCCCGGACGGGCTGCCGACCGACTGGCACCGGGTCCATCTCGGCTCCCGGGCCGTCGGCGGCGCCGGCCTGATCGTCACCGAGGCCACCGCGGTGGTCCCCGAGGGCCGGATCAGCCCGCAGGACGTCGGCCTCTGGTCCGGCGCGCACGTCGATGCCTGGCGCCCGATCACCGCGTTCGTCGCCGCGCAGGGCGCGGTGCCGGCCGTGCAGCTCGCGCACGCCGGGTTCAAGGCCGCCACGTACCGGCCGTGGGCCGAGCGGCGCGGCGGCGTGCCGGACGCCGAGGGCGGCTGGACCCCGGTCGGCCCGGGTGCCGAGCCGTTCCTGCCCGACTACCGGCAGCCGACCGCCCTGGACGAGGCCGGGATCGCCGGCGTGGTGGCCGCGTTCGCCACCGCCGCCGGCCGGGCGCTGGACGCCGGCTTCGCCGCGGTGGAGATCCACGCCGCGCACGGCTACCTGCTGCACGAGTTCCTCTCCCCGCTGACCAACCACCGTACGGACGGCTACGGCGGGGACCGCGCCGCGCGGATGCGGCTCACCCTGGAGGTGGCGCGGGCGGTCCGCGCCGCGGTCGGCGAGTCGGTGCCGGTGCTGACCCGGATCTCGGCCACCGACTGGGTCTCCGGCGGCTGGACGGTCGAGGACAGCGTGGCGCTCGCCGGCGAGCTGGCCGCCGCCGGGGTGGACCTGGTCGACGCCTCCTCCGGCGGCGCCTCGGCCGCGGCGAGCATCCCCATCGGCCCCGGCTACCAGGTGCCGCTCGCCGCCCGGATCCGCCGTGACGCGGGCGTGCTCACCGGCGCTGTCGGCCTGATCGTCGAGCCGGAGCAGGCCGAGCAGATCGTCGCCGCCGGCGAGGCCGACCTGGTCCTGCTGGGCCGCGAACTCCTCCGCGACCCCTACTGGCCCCGCCGCGCCGCCGCCAAGCTCACCGCCGAACCCCACTGGCCCGACCAGTACGCCCGCGCCTTCTGA
- a CDS encoding ATP-binding cassette domain-containing protein — translation MRLLRDLWATAPRRMAVVVLLILLGAGGQAAASALAGPVLVHRSSGWFAALAVALVAAVLTDLAVGLLMAGLTADWSADVRRRLCRVALGQDLPTLETTPVGELLDRIDNDVYQVAAEMRNTGVRLVQGLAVCLLATASALIVWWPAGVGMIVLTALLGVLLRRPTARIAPARMIEEEAWSDLAAVMEEAVHGQDDVRTSLARPYVLRLYAGRAAEVIARGGRVFRLSARVTALAAGAVRVGIAAVVLGGAWALAADRIDGARLTAIWLLALAFGATVEHIARWVPHLQQALGAWARVQLLAGSRQEPAGGVTPADGDLTVRGLTFRYPAGGDERGPALRDIRLTFARGRSYALVGRTGSGKSTLAKVLTRAVDVPRGTVFLGDTDLVDLDVEALRRWIAVVPQRTEILAGTLAENVALFDPDLLDDATRALAELGLAGWIAELPDGVDTKLGEGGHVLSAGQEQLVAFARILVRDPHVVILDEATARLDPVTETRVRQATERLLADRIGIVIAHRLSSVRRCDEVVVMADGAVLEAGPLRESERFAELLATSHASAYASAGAGRGGVDLLPGPDEPWDDGEPASAPAEAARPAPVVVPKSDPPPLPPAPPARTMREILRLGTNDPRYGLVSVCLFVVMTLLGLDGSVLPWLWADVVGGGDPWLPALGIVAALLVVLPLPYLTNLWFPQWWIRQMLRISLRLVHGQTGARRASGHTPAEVVAQGGDTDRVVQLADNLMDQFISVAIVVTMTVVTGSMVPALFFAGTMLVSGLAATLFGPRLERTAGGTVKARAAFATALVSSLSAARTVKLAGATRPVLDHLAALDSVRSDRQRREISMQVWARSTPSVVSGLLPIGAWALYLAGGLSAGATLVAVSTLGAARWFAWTTASLVSHYPSARVWTRRTVAMAGIGEYSAAVPGVDLAAGRAPAPEPPPRHPLRRLDLAGFGALHSDGTLAVRDVDLTVERGRLVLVVGPVGSGKSSLLRALAGIVHHTGTLRWNGDPVTEPELFLRPGQVGYVSQLPRVLSGTVADNIALGHEVDAADAVSAAQLEHDLAAAGGGLGLLIGHKGTRLSGGQLQRLALARALAPRTELLIADDVSSALDVTTELALWAALRDRGVTVVGSTSKRAALVRADHVVVLMDGTVAAQGPWRNLEPRWSHLAG, via the coding sequence TGGCGGTCGTCGTCCTGCTGATCCTGCTCGGCGCCGGTGGCCAGGCCGCCGCCTCGGCGCTGGCCGGGCCCGTCCTGGTGCACCGCTCGTCCGGCTGGTTCGCGGCCCTGGCCGTGGCCCTGGTCGCCGCCGTGCTCACCGACCTCGCCGTCGGGCTGCTGATGGCCGGGCTGACCGCCGACTGGTCCGCCGACGTCCGCCGCCGGCTCTGCCGGGTGGCGCTCGGGCAGGACCTGCCCACCCTGGAGACCACCCCCGTCGGCGAGCTGCTCGACCGGATCGACAACGACGTCTACCAGGTCGCCGCCGAGATGCGGAACACCGGCGTCCGGCTGGTCCAGGGGCTCGCCGTCTGCCTGCTCGCCACCGCCAGCGCGCTGATCGTCTGGTGGCCGGCCGGGGTCGGGATGATCGTGCTGACCGCGCTGCTCGGCGTGCTGCTGCGCCGCCCCACCGCCCGGATCGCCCCCGCCCGGATGATCGAGGAGGAGGCCTGGTCCGACCTGGCCGCGGTGATGGAGGAGGCGGTGCACGGCCAGGACGACGTCCGGACCAGCCTGGCCCGGCCGTACGTGCTGCGCCTCTACGCCGGGCGGGCGGCCGAGGTGATCGCCCGCGGTGGCCGGGTGTTCCGGCTCTCCGCCCGGGTGACCGCCCTCGCCGCCGGCGCGGTCCGGGTCGGCATCGCCGCCGTGGTGCTCGGCGGGGCGTGGGCGCTGGCCGCCGACCGGATCGACGGCGCCCGGCTCACCGCGATCTGGCTGCTCGCCCTCGCCTTCGGCGCGACCGTCGAGCACATCGCCCGCTGGGTGCCGCACCTCCAGCAGGCACTCGGCGCCTGGGCCCGGGTGCAACTGCTCGCCGGCTCCCGGCAGGAACCCGCCGGTGGCGTCACCCCGGCCGACGGCGACCTGACCGTGCGCGGGCTCACCTTCCGCTACCCCGCCGGCGGGGACGAGCGGGGGCCGGCGCTGCGCGACATCCGGCTCACCTTCGCCCGCGGCCGGTCGTACGCCCTGGTCGGGCGGACCGGTTCGGGCAAGTCGACGCTGGCCAAGGTGCTCACCCGGGCCGTGGACGTGCCGCGCGGCACCGTCTTCCTCGGCGACACCGACCTGGTGGACCTGGACGTCGAGGCGCTGCGCCGCTGGATCGCTGTGGTTCCCCAGCGCACCGAGATCCTGGCCGGCACCCTCGCCGAGAACGTCGCCCTCTTCGACCCCGACCTGCTCGACGACGCCACCCGGGCGCTGGCGGAGCTGGGGCTGGCCGGCTGGATCGCCGAGCTCCCCGACGGCGTGGACACGAAGCTCGGCGAGGGCGGGCACGTGCTCTCCGCCGGGCAGGAGCAGCTCGTGGCGTTCGCCCGGATCCTGGTCCGCGACCCGCACGTGGTGATCCTCGACGAGGCCACCGCCCGGCTCGACCCGGTCACCGAGACCCGGGTCCGCCAGGCCACCGAACGCCTGCTCGCCGACCGGATCGGCATCGTCATCGCGCACCGGCTCTCCTCGGTGCGCCGCTGCGACGAGGTGGTGGTGATGGCCGACGGCGCGGTGCTGGAGGCCGGCCCGCTGCGCGAGTCGGAACGCTTCGCCGAGCTGCTGGCGACCAGCCACGCCAGCGCGTACGCCTCGGCCGGCGCCGGGCGCGGCGGGGTGGACCTGCTGCCCGGGCCCGACGAGCCGTGGGACGACGGCGAGCCGGCGTCCGCGCCGGCCGAGGCCGCCCGGCCGGCCCCGGTGGTCGTACCGAAGAGCGACCCGCCGCCGCTGCCCCCGGCGCCGCCCGCGCGGACCATGCGGGAGATCCTGCGGCTGGGCACCAACGACCCGCGGTACGGCCTGGTCTCCGTCTGCCTGTTCGTCGTGATGACCCTGCTCGGCCTGGACGGCTCGGTGCTGCCGTGGCTCTGGGCCGACGTGGTCGGCGGGGGCGACCCCTGGCTGCCGGCGCTGGGCATCGTCGCCGCGCTGCTGGTCGTCCTGCCGCTGCCCTACCTGACCAACCTGTGGTTCCCGCAGTGGTGGATCCGGCAGATGCTGCGGATCAGCCTGCGGCTGGTGCACGGGCAGACCGGGGCGCGCCGGGCCAGCGGGCACACCCCGGCCGAGGTGGTCGCCCAGGGCGGCGACACCGACCGGGTGGTGCAGCTCGCCGACAACCTGATGGACCAGTTCATCTCGGTGGCGATCGTGGTGACCATGACCGTGGTGACCGGCAGCATGGTGCCGGCGCTCTTCTTCGCCGGGACGATGCTGGTCTCCGGGTTGGCGGCGACGCTGTTCGGGCCGCGGCTGGAACGCACCGCCGGGGGCACCGTGAAGGCCCGGGCCGCCTTCGCGACCGCCCTGGTCTCCTCGCTCTCCGCGGCCCGTACGGTGAAGCTCGCCGGCGCCACCCGCCCGGTGCTGGACCACCTCGCCGCCCTGGACAGCGTCCGCAGCGACCGGCAGCGCCGGGAGATCTCCATGCAGGTGTGGGCGCGGTCCACCCCGTCGGTGGTCAGCGGCCTGCTGCCGATCGGCGCGTGGGCGCTCTACCTGGCCGGCGGGCTCTCCGCCGGCGCCACCCTGGTGGCGGTCTCCACCCTCGGGGCGGCCCGCTGGTTCGCCTGGACCACCGCGTCGCTGGTCTCGCACTACCCGTCGGCGCGAGTGTGGACCCGGCGGACCGTGGCGATGGCCGGGATCGGGGAGTACTCGGCGGCGGTGCCGGGGGTCGACCTCGCCGCCGGCCGCGCGCCCGCGCCCGAACCGCCGCCGCGGCACCCGCTGCGCCGGCTCGACCTCGCCGGCTTCGGGGCGCTGCACTCCGACGGCACCCTCGCCGTCCGGGACGTCGACCTGACCGTCGAACGGGGGCGGCTGGTGCTCGTCGTCGGCCCCGTCGGTTCCGGCAAGTCCTCGCTGCTGCGGGCCCTCGCCGGCATCGTGCACCACACCGGCACGCTGCGCTGGAACGGTGATCCGGTCACCGAGCCGGAGCTGTTCCTGCGCCCCGGCCAGGTCGGGTACGTCAGTCAACTGCCCCGGGTGCTCTCCGGCACGGTCGCCGACAACATCGCCCTGGGCCACGAGGTGGACGCCGCCGACGCGGTGTCGGCGGCGCAGCTGGAGCACGACCTGGCCGCGGCCGGCGGCGGGCTCGGGCTGCTGATCGGGCACAAGGGCACCCGGCTCTCCGGCGGGCAGCTCCAGCGGCTGGCGCTGGCCCGGGCGCTCGCGCCGCGTACCGAGCTGCTGATCGCCGACGACGTGTCGTCCGCGCTGGACGTCACCACCGAGCTGGCGCTGTGGGCGGCGCTGCGCGACCGCGGGGTGACCGTGGTCGGCTCGACGTCCAAGCGGGCCGCGCTGGTCCGGGCCGACCACGTCGTGGTCCTGATGGACGGGACCGTGGCGGCGCAGGGCCCCTGGCGGAACCTGGAGCCCCGCTGGTCCCACCTGGCCGGCTGA